One region of Xylanibacillus composti genomic DNA includes:
- the nikB gene encoding nickel ABC transporter permease: MLTQLSGRFVQMVIVLFFLSVVTFVMMKLAPGDPILAILLASDGALSQAEQEAAREALGLNRPIYEQYGSWLLKVVQLDWGQSLTSNREVWDILMERLPATIYLTLGSVVVLMVIAFPLGILAAKYQNKAPDVSSRIIALLGASIPSFWLALLLIYVFAYQLNWLPTMGSGTLRHLVLPSLTLGFVMAPEYIRLLRAGLLDTLSRDYIKAARARGISEWRIMLRHAMRAALLPIVAVSGVSLGSLLTGSVVTESIFGWPGLGSLAIESIRLRDYPVVQGYVLFCGVCFLMANWLSDVGAAVLDPRIRMRGGRRP; the protein is encoded by the coding sequence ATGTTGACACAATTGTCCGGCCGATTTGTCCAAATGGTGATCGTGTTGTTTTTCTTGAGTGTCGTCACATTCGTCATGATGAAGCTGGCACCGGGCGATCCGATCTTGGCCATCTTGCTCGCTAGCGACGGTGCGCTGTCGCAAGCTGAACAAGAGGCGGCCCGCGAGGCGCTGGGATTGAATCGTCCTATTTATGAACAGTACGGAAGCTGGCTGCTAAAAGTTGTGCAGCTTGACTGGGGGCAATCGCTGACAAGCAACCGGGAAGTCTGGGACATATTGATGGAGCGTCTGCCCGCCACGATTTATTTGACGCTAGGATCGGTGGTGGTGCTCATGGTCATCGCTTTTCCGCTTGGAATATTGGCTGCGAAATACCAGAACAAAGCCCCGGATGTATCCAGTCGGATTATCGCACTGCTTGGCGCATCCATCCCCAGCTTCTGGCTCGCATTACTATTGATCTATGTGTTCGCATATCAATTAAATTGGCTTCCGACTATGGGAAGCGGTACATTGCGGCATCTTGTCTTGCCATCGCTGACCCTGGGGTTTGTGATGGCACCCGAATACATCCGGTTATTGCGAGCCGGATTGCTCGATACTCTCTCGCGGGATTATATCAAAGCTGCAAGGGCCAGAGGAATTTCCGAATGGCGCATTATGCTGCGCCATGCGATGCGAGCCGCACTGCTCCCGATTGTTGCGGTGTCCGGGGTCAGTCTGGGTTCATTGTTGACCGGATCGGTTGTCACGGAATCCATATTCGGTTGGCCGGGGCTGGGGAGTCTGGCTATCGAATCGATCCGTCTGCGCGATTATCCGGTAGTTCAAGGATATGTTTTGTTCTGCGGCGTTTGTTTTCTTATGGCCAACTGGCTGTCTGATGTCGGAGCGGCTGTGCTGGACCCCCGCATCCGAATGCGGGGAGGTCGTCGTCCATGA